The Ovis canadensis isolate MfBH-ARS-UI-01 breed Bighorn chromosome 24, ARS-UI_OviCan_v2, whole genome shotgun sequence DNA window AAAATATTATTCTTCAAAATTCTTCTGTGGATCGAAAGAGGCTTATCGTCAGGGTGGATGAACCCCAGTATTCCTGATACCACATTTCATCTCCACTTCCTGTTTCCCAGGGGCTGAGGACCGGGAGACGTGGCAAAGGAATCAGTCCTCTCTGGCAGACTTCGTCCTGGAAGGGCTCTTTGCTGACTCTCTCGCCcaccttttccttttctgcttgacCATGGTGGTCTTCCTCATTGCTGTGAGCGGCAACACCCTCACCCTGCTCCTCATCTGCGCGGACCCCCGGCTTCACACCCCCATGTACCTCCTCCTCAGCCAGCTCTCCCTCGTGGATCTGATGCACGTCTCTACCACCATCCCCAAGATGGCGACCAACTACCTATCTGGCCAGAAGTCCATCTGCTTTGTGGGCTGTGCGACCCAGCACTTCCTCTATCTGACTCTGGGAGGTGCGGAGTGTCTTCTCCTAGCTTTCATGTCCTATGACCGCTATGT harbors:
- the OR2AE1 gene encoding olfactory receptor 2AE1 isoform X2, which translates into the protein MERDYWSNYTLKNTSNPEFFTLKRAEDRETWQRNQSSLADFVLEGLFADSLAHLFLFCLTMVVFLIAVSGNTLTLLLICADPRLHTPMYLLLSQLSLVDLMHVSTTIPKMATNYLSGQKSICFVGCATQHFLYLTLGGAECLLLAFMSYDRYVAICHPLRYTVLMNGKVTLMMAAMSWLGASLNSLIYTASLMRFPFCGPRQIHHFYSTPAQRLLHGSPEPRTPSHLSRSKDKHKS
- the OR2AE1 gene encoding olfactory receptor 2AE1 isoform X3, whose product is MERDYWSNYTLKNTSNPEFFTLKRAEDRETWQRNQSSLADFVLEGLFADSLAHLFLFCLTMVVFLIAVSGNTLTLLLICADPRLHTPMYLLLSQLSLVDLMHVSTTIPKMATNYLSGQKSICFVGCATQHFLYLTLGGAECLLLAFMSYDRYVAICHPLRYTVLMNGKVTLMMAAMSWLGASLNSLIYTASLMRFPFCGPRQIHHFYCEFPAVVKLGHSDACSWE